In the genome of Methylophaga nitratireducenticrescens, one region contains:
- the fabA gene encoding 3-hydroxyacyl-[acyl-carrier-protein] dehydratase FabA, with product MSKQSSFSFEELLQCGHGEMFGPGNAQLPVPNMLMMDRISHISNDGGAYGKGEIIAELDIHPDLWFFKCHFPGDPVMPGCLGLDAMWQLLGFFLAWDGNPGRGRALGSGEVKFTGQVLPSAKKVTYRIDLKRVISRKLVLAIADGTVSVDGRDIYFAKDLRVGLFTSTDNF from the coding sequence ATGAGTAAGCAATCATCTTTTTCGTTCGAGGAACTCTTGCAGTGTGGCCATGGAGAAATGTTCGGCCCGGGCAACGCCCAACTGCCTGTACCTAATATGCTGATGATGGATCGAATCAGCCATATTTCCAATGATGGTGGTGCCTATGGAAAAGGTGAAATCATTGCTGAACTGGATATTCATCCGGATTTATGGTTTTTCAAATGCCATTTCCCGGGAGATCCTGTCATGCCTGGCTGCCTGGGCTTAGATGCTATGTGGCAGTTACTGGGCTTTTTTCTGGCATGGGATGGAAATCCCGGTAGAGGAAGAGCACTTGGATCAGGTGAAGTGAAATTCACTGGTCAGGTATTACCTAGTGCTAAAAAAGTGACTTACCGTATTGATCTGAAACGAGTAATTTCACGAAAACTGGTACTGGCCATTGCAGACGGCACAGTATCGGTAGATGGTCGCGATATCTACTTCGCCAAAGATTTACGAGTTGGTCTGTTTACTTCAACTGACAACTTTTAG